TCCACAAGTTCACAGAGCACTGACTTGCCTGGGTCCAAACCACCTTCAGTCCATAACATGGCCTCTTATCTGAGATCAGGTTTTACTATGTCTGTTAGTGACTGTTAGCTCTGGCTGACCTGGTGTGGCTCAAAGCTTTCTTAATAACTGGTATCTGTGCACTGCAAGCAACAAATGTCTGAACAGACTTCTGAGTGCACTACTCCTAGATGGAGACTTAGTGCCTAAGCCTCTAATAACATAGGTTTAGTTTCAAAGGTCTTAGAAAGGTCAAATTTTATGTTTAAGAAAACATGCACTGTAATACTGTTCCTATTTTTGgacctctgctttcttcttctagCACCAAGAATCCAAGCAGGTATTTTAGGAAAGGCAAGGACAGGCTGGGACCTTCCTTTCAGGGTTAGGTGAGAGCACGGCTCTTATCAGGCTGTGGCGCTTGGACAGTGCTTGGCGCAGACCAAAAGGTACTACAGTCCTAATTAGAGCTGGTGGGAGAAAACATTGGCAgaacttttcttttacattttaaaggcGTTTAGAACTACAGGTTATCATGGAAATACTTGTGAGTTTCACCTGAATGCTTCTGAGGACCGTAGTGGAGTTTTGGGGAGCTGCTGTGAACCCCCAGTTGCTTGAAAAATTCACCTGCTACAAAAGAAGCTTATGTTCAAGCTTTTCCTCTAAGAGACTTTATTTTTAGACTTTGAATATTcagtttatgtatttattagtTTTGCAGAATGTATGGTTTTCCACTCTGCTGTGCTCCTAAGGCTTGAAATATTTCTGGCATTAGTTTATCAATGCATTAACAAGGCCATGCAGTCCGTTCTAAGTTCAGGCATTTGCTCCTGATCAGCAATACTGAATGTTCAGAAGTTtttggtttttcctttcttgagtTCCTCCTCGTGATGACTGGATACACTTAGGTGTTATGTGGGAGGGCAGGTGGGATAATTTAGTGACTTTTTTGTCTGTGTCTCTGAATGCTAAGACTTAGGCAGGTTCTGCTCTCTCACAGGATCAGCTTCCTGTAACTACCAGTGAAGTTTACAATGCTGTAGCGGATTTCTGGAAACCTTGGCTAACTGATGAAGCAATCAGTACCTTCAGAAAAGGTAAAATGTGCCAGTAATGCATTGTAAAGCTAGGGCTTAGAGAACTGATGTTTCTATAGATTTGTCCTGTTTGTTTAGTGAAGTCTCATAGGATGAATCAGCACAATGGATTATCTGTAATGCTTCTCCTGGAAGAAGTTACTTGTCTTTTTGAATAGCAATGCTTATTTTCAGGGTACATTTATTCTTCTCTGGTGCAATAATTAGTGCTTCTTGTAACATGCACAGTATTATTGGCTTCGTACCAATGCATGTGAAATATCTTATTGCCTTCAAGACCTTATAATACTTTTTAGATAAAGGTGTACGATGCATGAGAAGATTTAAATTTGGTTGTAAAAAACTTGATGAaatgttgtttctgttttgataCTATGTGTATTTCAGAGCATATTGAATAGGCATATATTTGTTCAAGTTATAATAGCACATAGTCTTGGTGATTATACTGTTAATTGCAGTTCTTCCTGGAGGAACCTATATGTTTGCAGAATTTCAAGAAATGTGGACTTTTTAACAATTACTGCACCTCTCAGTGTGGAAGAACTTCTTCTGTGTCAGTTGGGTAATTGCATCTGAAAACTGTCAAATAAACACAAAGGCAATTACAGGCAAGAATTCATAAAAAATTTAGTGTCAGCTTCTCCTGCTAAAATGTAGCTAAAGCCAGATTCTTAGGGTATTCTCTTGTGATAAGGTGATGCATGGCTTGAATAAACATGCCGTATTCTATTTTATTAGAAAGAGTAAGGCTGGGTATTTTGTCAGTGCTGTACTTCCATTCTAAAGTTGCACTTTGAAGCctttcattttgcagatgaCGTTGCTCTTATTTTCACAGGTGGCTTCTACACACAGCTGTTTGAATCCAGTGATAGCTCTCAACCGCTGAGGATAATCAGTCTGAACACAAATTTATATTACAGCCCCAACAGTGTAACTGTAAATATCACTGACCCAGCCAACCAGTTTGCCTGGCTGGAGGGAATACTAGAAGCCTCTtcacaaaaggaggaaaaggtaGGGGCTGTGAACAGAACCCATCAGCATTATTTGTTCGAActttgaaaagaacagaaaagaagaaagaaatagagaCAATGAAAAGATAAACATGATTCTAGGAGAATATTAACAGTACCAAAAATACTGCAagataaaaatttcatttttttaaataattcttcctTAAATATGCACATTATACTACAACAATTAATAAAATAGTTGAATGCAGTTTCTCAAATTATACagtaaaataccttttctttcttactaTGTAAAATACTCTAGAAGCCAGGATGAGAATACTTAATACTTTCACTTTTGTTTCTGACTCTCTTTACTCATAgcctgtaattttaaaatgtgcaccCTTGGCCTGAGACGAAAGCTAGTgtatttcatttacattttaatgtaattacaAGTATCAAAAATAGAAACTAAAAAGGAGTTTGTCAACCACAAAACTTATCCAAGCTGCAGCAATTGCTATGATTTGAGTGTTTTGCTATGATTTGAGTGTTATAATAAATTGTCTTACAATACTCAGGTTTTGAAGTGAGGTTATAAATTGTTGGCTCGTGTTTGATTGATTGGTGCGGGGATTGGATCATCCTCTGACCAGAAGAAGTGTTTAATTTGAAacatgtttacatttttctatggtgttgtaatttaaaaaatattatattacagtcaggagaaaggagagatttCCCTTCCTCATAAAACCCTGCAGCATATTGGTTGGTGTGTGCAGTTGGAACCAAGTCTTGACCTCAGACAGAGAGGTTTTAACCAGCTCTTCCATGTTTCTGACTGTGCAGCCTCTGTAATATTCTAACATAAGTTTTTCTTGCTATCCTCTTGAGATGCCATATCATAAGTCTTGTCCTagtaacttattttttaatttgaaataattgatCAAATTTTCATTTGGCCTAAAATCACACATAGATTTATTGGAACTTTTTTCCCAAGAATATACTGaattcactaaaaaaaaaattatttattttttctgattatGAATTTAAACATTCTTACTATTTGTATTTTGTATAACAAAACTGTTGGGATTTATAGCTTGCAGAATGCCATTTCTGAGATGGCATTATTATGAAATCATGGTAACCATGTCTAAGTTACAGCTAAGAGTCTAAGTTTCAAATTAAGGTGCTAATTGTGCTTTCTGTATCTAATTCCTTAGGTATATATAATAGGACATGTACCAATAGGATATTTGCCATATGCAAGGAATACTACAGCTATCAGGGAGTATTACAATGAGAGACTGGTAAAGATTTTTCGCAAATACAGTAGTGTTATTGCGGGGCAGTTTTTTGGACATACACATAGAGATAGTATCATGGTCCTCCTGGATGAAGAAGGTAATGATGCTTGTTGAATCcttcatctttctcttcttgattaaaagcaaattaatactTTCTTGCAGCCTTTGTTATAAATAATTGAAGAAGGAAATTGGGAAATACTGCTATTTATCTACAAGAGTACGTActcccaattttttttccagagagaaCCTTGCAAGGCagactgtctttttttgttgaaGTCAGAAGAGACTCCCCAAgcttcctggttttgtttttttttttttttaatgaatggtTATGCCTAGACAAGGATTTCTagtctttcccctctgctctgtcAGTGACACGGGCAAATTATACTAGCCAGTTGCTATTGTGTAATGTGTCAAAGGGAATGTTCTCAGGCCAACTAGACATGCTCTGTGTTCTTGTGTTTCCTGCATCATTACTGTGCCTCTCTGCTGAGTTCCCTGCTGCTTCAAAGTTAATTAAGATAAGGGTAAGCAGGAGGCAGGGGAAAGTCTGTGCCTGTTGCATCTCTTAGATCAGCTAATTTCCCTTCAAGAAAAGCACCCATGTttgaaaattttgtttattGCTCTGAAATCCCTTAGTTTTAAGCATGGGCATGGCCGTATAGAGAACTCTTAACATCTCTAACAGAAGATCTCTAACAAGTAACTGGTTATGTATTTGTGTCTGTACCATAGAACAGTGAGAGGACCATTGCTTTGGTTTATGTAAAATACCCAAATATTAATTGACTCTTCATCTGTGTTTTATATGAACTCATAAAAGCAATGCCCAAAATGCTGACTGGGGTAACAGTTATTCTAAATCATTTACCTTTTTACATGGCATTATCATGAAATTATTCTCCAGTAAAAAGGAATCCAGCCTTAGTGAAAGAACtggctttttatattttttaaaatggtattcAGGGCAGTCTTATACCTACATATTTTTGTACCTTGTCCCATTTGTGCATGAAATCGTCACCTCTACTGCAGATTTCACTGAGGACAGACTGATCTCGGTGCCTTGTTGTTACAGTTTGCATGCGCAAGTAACTGCTTCCaaattgttttaataattttgcatCTTTTGACAAAATTTAAACAGTGAAATTGCATGTAGCTAAATACAGTTTGTGTTTATCGTACAGTTTTGGGCTGTCTTCTATTCATGCTGTTTTCATCTTGACAAAATTCCAGAGAATTCAAGATAAATGTAATATTGTAGCCAACATGAGTGTACTGAGATACAGAGCTTAGTTTTATCCTCTCCAGAAGAATCTACTGATGTCCAAGCTTTCAAAGCTTCTGCTCATATGTGGAGACTGACCTTGTGATTTCACTGCGGTGATGTTGTCAGAGAAAGGAATAGTTAgggcttctttttttgttccacAGAGAACCTCTCAATATACTTACCTGCATATTCTGTCTAATTAAAACCCGTGTACATCCTCATGTTTCAGTTGCTGTAAAGATTGGTGTTCACGTACCAGGTGCTAGGCTAGTCTAGATGAGTGAAGTCAGGCTCAGGTGGTCATACCCTGGCGTTTCTAATAACATCATAAATACATAAAGCAACGTGCAAAATATAGCATGAAGACAGCAACTAAaagttttgaatatttcttCAGTAGAAATATGCAAATTTACATAGAGGCAAGACAATTTTGCACAGCTAGTTGAATTGGTGGGAAGCCTCTAGTATCAACAAACTTAACTGGTAACACACTGGAGTGTGTACTGTGGTATTTTACACAGATTTTGGTCTATCCAGTGGAAGTATAGAAGGAGTTCACAGTGATACAGCTAATCCAGGGAGAAAAAAGTGCTAATGTACCTAAGCCAGTCACTCTGGTTCTTGCTGTGTTGACGGAAACTGTTTCCTCAcctttcctcttcctgcagAAAAGCCAGTAAATTCCTTGTTTGTGGCACCTGCTGTAACCCCAGTGAAGAGTGTATGGCAAATGGAGTCCAATAACCCTGGCGTCAGACTGTATCAATATGATCTTCTTGATTATAGCTTGCTGGTAAGTAAagattttaaagcatattttaagaCTTTAAATAGCGTCATTAAAAATTACAGTGAGATGTCAGCCTTTGTAGTATTATGGCTATTGGTGGGACATTGGTGCttactcttatttttcttcctgggcaaaggaaaggaaatctgAAAGAGAACTTGGTCAGTGTTTCGGTACGTGCAGGACTCCCCGGTACTCCCTGTTCTCCATGGAATGTTTTTATGATGTAGAATCAAAGACAGTCAGACATTTTCTGGGTGGAATCCTAAAACTATTTGCAGGAACCTCTGCAACAGTGAAAAAGGTTCACCTAAATCCCAGGCTTGTTTACATACAAATGTTGTTTGCTGGTTTTGGCCTGAGCTTAGTGATGCAGTCCATGAAAAGCTTCTAAAGGGTGTGGAAGAGCAGATGAAGAAAAGCTCTTTTAACCGTGTCATGTCTTTTGTAATCATGCATCTTGCTATACAGAGTTTATACTTTTTATAGGAAATTATAAATgaatttagaaggaaaaaagtagaaTACTTCTATCTCATGTGATTTTTGGAGATAAAATGAATCCTGTATAATTATTTTGGCTCTGAATGGCTCGGGTATTCTCTCTGTAATTCAGGGTAAAATCTTGACCTCACTGAGTTCAGTGACAATACATCCTGCAGCTTGACTGGGACTGCGGTTTCCGTCTGGAGACATATGCTAATACAGGCTGCTACTTTCTTGTGGCAGATTTCACTCCTGCATCTCcatctctccttttcccttaaATTCTCCCTGGGCCATTCTTTTCTGTCCATTCTGCCCTTCAAGCAGTgcctgcagaaaagaaacttcCAGTTCTCACCCTTTTGCCCCACTCCCCTAAAGCAGACATGAGCATAGTGgagtttattttacagtttggACAGGAAAGACCTCTAACACTGCCACTGCTGCCTTTTGtgactcctttttcttctcctccccatccccccaCCATTACTGCACCACAAGTACCAGTTTGGGTGTAAGCCCAGCTCTTGGGGTGGGACGTGACCTTCTGTTCAGTTGTGAATAATGAGGAGCGACAGCTTCCTAATCAATGTATCACTCTAGAGGCTTAATGAAGCAGGGAAGAAAGTAATACAGCCGTgcctattttttctttctttttttttttttaactgtaggATCTTTGGCAGTTTTACTTGGATCTCAGAGACGCcaacaagaaaaatgaatcGAACTGGAAATTAGAATACATCCTGACTAAAGCTTACGGCATTGAAGACTTGAAGCCAGAAAGCCTGTATGAAATGGCCAAGCAGTTGTCTATGCCACACAGCACACTGTTTGAGCGGTATTACAGTAACTTCATTGTGAGTTATGACAAAACCATTGTCTGTGAAGAGGGGTGCAAGACCTGCCAAATATGTGCAATCCAATATTTGGATTACTCCTCATACACAGATTGTATCAATCGGGAAGCAGTGTGGAGGTGAAGTCTCCGTCCAATTTATGCTGCTCTTGACTTTAGCCTGTGATTTAAAGAACCTGTTCATCCTTTTGCTCAAGCACTGGTAGGCTGACAGGGAGCCTGTGGGATTTATCTGAACTTCAGGGAAGCAATAAATCTCCCTAGATCTTTCTTATTGTAAACATGTCTTCCTTCCACGTCTAAATAAAAGTTTATTGGCTATGTAATTGTAGCCAGATACTTGGCTGTTGTTTCAAGTGTCCTGTACCCTCTGTAACAAGTGTCCCAGTATGTGGGAATAGAAGTTACTCACTCAGTTCTTTGGAAATccaagtctttttttctcaggGTGTGTAAACATAGGCAATGCCATTTCAGGCATTGGATTTGTATGGGGGCAGGTTTCAACCATCTGCTGTCATAATTTGCAAACCGAAATCCACAAAACTCGCATTTGCTGAGACTGGAGTGCAGTTACATTGTTGATGTGATGCCAGTATTTGGTATCTCCCTGTgccaagttttcttttccttcttaacCCCTTAAACCCACCTCTGTTTAGGGGCATATTCTAACGACAGCAGGAACATGACTTAATGGCACACAAACCTCCATCCTGTAAATActtaaggcattttttttcagaatgtgtgtgtttgcacagcacAAAGTGCTTTTTTCTTATAATAGAGCTATGTACAGTGGTACTGCTGTCAGGCAGCCTCCTGGTATGAGATTTTGCAGCAGACCATAAGTCAGGTTTAAACTGATCAGCATCACTAATTAGATATAGTATATACGTTCTCGGTGCAGCACAGGTAAATATGCACTTGTCATGGTGtttctcagctttcttttttcatagtGCAGTCTCATACTTAATGTGAAGATTATCACTTGTATGAATTTACAATTGTGCAGACCACTTCctcttgttgtggtttaatgtGTTCACAAAATGCTAATATTAAGAAGGCTGTTTATCTTGTGTGTGTAACCAAGAAGGACCTTTACCCTTTCTTCTGTCACATCAAGAGCTACACTTCTGGAACCTTTGGTCAATATAATACCATACAGACCCTTCTCTAGATAATATTATTCTGGTGCAACTGGAGCTGTAGAAGTGCTTATGAGACAAATCCAATTGCTGTTAATTTTAATGAGATTAAAGCCTTTACTGTAGCTGTTGAGgaactttctggttttgtttccacCCAAGCTTGAAATATTTAGCAGAATATTTCCGGACAAATTTTCTAAGTCTAGTATTCACAACTGTAGACGCAGATACCTCAGATTGTCATGCATCAGTCATCCACAGAGGAAATGCTTGGTTAGTTAAATTTGCATTCAGAAACAAATCCTCCAGTGGCACTAATGTTTAGAAATGCCATTAATAATGCAGAGTAGGCAGGcctgtattttaaattctgttcttgGAGAGGGTATGGTGGGCATGTAAACTCTTCAGAGCTATCTGCTCTGGCTGATCTCGAATGTATCTGGATATGTAAACAACCTGAATTAACGTGGGTTCTGTACAGACTGTGACACTGAGGAGGTACCAGAAAGtttcagcactgaaagctgATGATTCCCTCTGTGTTGGATGTGTTTCTTGGTTGCATTTCTTATGGGCTGGTTTGTTGAAAGATGCCTATGTTACCAGTATCTGTTCTCCAAGGGCAAGCAAGCAAAGTTGTGGGCGGATAGCATAAGGGCAATTGGAGTTGATAGGATAGCTGAGCTTGCTCCCATTTCCCAGATGGGTTTTGTTCAGTTTGGTCTTGTGCTTTAAccaactgtctcttttctcaTACTGGTTTGTTTCTGTGAGTTCTGCGACTTCTGTTTAAGCTTAATACCTACAAGACACCCTggaaacactaaaaaaaatacctaGTTGTATTCCTCCATTAAGGACTTGTTTATTGCTGAATCATGTGGCAGATTAGTAGCTACAGAACTCTAGGAAGAGTGGTCTGCTGCTGGTGGGTTGTTGGgcatcttatttcttttttttttttttttttttttggatttgTGTCAGTAGATGTTACTCAGTGAGCATGAACAAATAAATGACTACAAATGTCTAAATAGCAAGTTATGATCCagatatactttttaaaatctggacTTCAACTGAAGCCAAGAGTTGGATGGCATCGGCCAAGGaggttgtttttgtttcagcCAGAGGGATATATCCACCAGCATTGCATTTAGCCAGGGTATATCTTCCAAGATATATACGCTGTTATGCAGTCTAGCATTCTCTGCTTCCCCTGTATGTAACTATACTCATGCAAATGCAAACATAACTAACCAAGAAAGATCCAGGAGTATGTTTGATTGCATCATCTTGTAACTCAGATATAAACCAAGGAGAGAGCTTCTAGGGATGTTACACTGTAAAAACCGAGTTAAATCACGTGAACAGCTTGGATGGCGCCTGCGTGTAAGGGGAAATAGCAGGTGACaatgatatttttgtttcagattccTACTTTGTTCCTCCATGGATCTGGGAATGTTCTAAAGGTAAGTTATACTTTCCCAACAGAAGCTTTTTTAATGACTCATAGGAAACACCAAAGAGGCATGACCTGATAGAATTTTCTGACTCCTGTAGACCAGATTCCTGTTTCACTTTTCACATGGTACTTTGTGGCCCCATCTTGAATGAAGGATTAGGAGGAATATTTGTAATTCCACATTTGACAGAAAGACAAATTACACCACCTAGTGGAGTAAAAAACTTCCAATTTTCCTACATTTTTCTACCATTAAACTTGAGGCGTATAAACAAGGAGAGTAATTCCTCAAATTTTCTAGGATTTAACTTCTAGTTTTTGAAGGTAAGTAGTTTTTGAAGGAAGTACTGCTACTTCTTTGTAGCAGTACTGCCATGTAGCACTCTTTCTCTGTGTATTAAATGGTTGCTGGCTCCTAGAGGCCGTCACTTGATGGATCCTGAACCCTGCGGTAGGTGCAGGTCTCGGCCCACATCCAGGGAAGAACTGGAGCGTATGGAAGGGATCCTCAGAGTCCAGCTCAGGTAGCCAGCGGAACAGGGATGCAACGGAAACCAAAGATCTATCGCTAAGCTGGCTGGTGTCTCCCTCCAATTAGTTTCCATGCTTTAATTCTCTCCTGGAGTTAACTGTCTGAGCTTATGTCTACATTAACAGGTACTGCAGCCTAATAGGAGCGCCTTCTTTAGCAGGAGAGTTGGTGCGGAGGAGCTGATGTGACCGCTGCGCGTTTCGTTAGCAGTTGGAGGCCGTTAGATGTACCCTTGAAGCGCAGCTGCCAACGGCGGCGTATCTGAAAGAGCACGCTGCAACGTGAATAAAAGCACAGTAAGCGGGGATGGTCAGTGAACGCTGTTCAAAGGTGTTCTCTGGAGCCAAACTGAAGTGAAGGTGCCCCCAGAGGCCAACCTGAATTGCTTTCCATTTGGGCGCTCGGTAGTGTCTGCATGTGATCTCATCTTTTCTATTGTTTTTCACTTGCCAGCCTGAAGAAATTGAAATGACTGGAGGAGATGGGCAGTGAGAGAACATGCTGTTGGACTAATTGAAGTGATGAACTTAAGTTGTCTAAAGGCAGAAATAGGTAACTAACTACACGTAGTCCCTTGTGGCCCATTTCCTGCATGAACAAATGATGAGCACATAGCGTCTTCGAGGATAAGTATCTAGTTTAACACTGTCAAGTAAGATCCCTCTGTGGAAATGGCAATCTCGAGAAGGTGAGTTGTCACATCggtctaaaaataaaacctcttgGAAGTCtctctcatgcccagccaagAGGAACTATGACAAAGTCAATCAAGAAAGGGACTGTAACTGTCTAAGCAAGATTAGTTGCTTTCcctccttattttccaaaagctgtAGGCTAGCTTTTATTTGCTTACCACTATAGCTTTCAAcaggaaaatactgctttagATGATTCACTTGTCATCTGTCAGCCCCAGCTTTCTTGTTCTGCTTGAGGAACATCCTACCTAGCAATTCTACTAGTTTTGTTATTTGCTGGTTTGCAAAGAAGCCTGGTGTAAAATTAATGTTGTTTTCATACTGGGTGTGAAATTCAACTGTAGAAATTCAAAGAAATCGCAtagagaaaaaaccaaaaatgttaaGCGTCGTATGTATGCTTAGTAAGTTTCTGATAGTTGTGGGAATGGCAAAGGCACTGTACTGAATGAGCATTGCCAGTGTGCTATTGAACACCGTACGCTGATTCAGGTGTCAGGAGAATGGTCACAAATAGGATGGAATACGCAGTAGGTGGATGACTGAAATCGTAACCAAGGAGtcacttaaaaccaaaaatgttgAAAGCAAAACCACTGGAAATGTGGCAAACCCCAGCCCCAAGCACTTAGTGAGGCTGTGGAAAGAGCACTGATGTACTTATAGATGTGGCCAAATTACAGCTTTTCAAGTGCAGTTTATGTTGCCTTCAGTGATAGAGATATATTGAAAGACTGTCTGGAAAATTCCTTCTG
The sequence above is a segment of the Haliaeetus albicilla chromosome 17, bHalAlb1.1, whole genome shotgun sequence genome. Coding sequences within it:
- the SMPDL3A gene encoding cyclic GMP-AMP phosphodiesterase SMPDL3A isoform X3 — encoded protein: MKDSNQQVSFMIWTGDSPPHVPVKELSTKLVISIIGNMSSTIRNFFPDLQVFPALGNHDYWPQDQLPVTTSEVYNAVADFWKPWLTDEAISTFRKGGFYTQLFESSDSSQPLRIISLNTNLYYSPNSVTVNITDPANQFAWLEGILEASSQKEEKVYIIGHVPIGYLPYARNTTAIREYYNERLVKIFRKYSSVIAGQFFGHTHRDSIMVLLDEEEKPVNSLFVAPAVTPVKSVWQMESNNPGVRLYQYDLLDYSLLDLWQFYLDLRDANKKNESNWKLEYILTKAYGIEDLKPESLYEMAKQLSMPHSTLFERYYSNFIVSYDKTIVCEEGCKTCQICAIQYLDYSSYTDCINREAVWR
- the SMPDL3A gene encoding cyclic GMP-AMP phosphodiesterase SMPDL3A isoform X1 — protein: MRYRLRAGFSRHGPTWSRGWGGRASRLTLGLALLCSALEAAPAGPQPRSAVGQFWHVSDLHLDPTYHITPDRTKVCSSSKGANASNPGPFGDFLCDSPYQLILSAFAFMKDSNQQVSFMIWTGDSPPHVPVKELSTKLVISIIGNMSSTIRNFFPDLQVFPALGNHDYWPQDQLPVTTSEVYNAVADFWKPWLTDEAISTFRKGGFYTQLFESSDSSQPLRIISLNTNLYYSPNSVTVNITDPANQFAWLEGILEASSQKEEKVYIIGHVPIGYLPYARNTTAIREYYNERLVKIFRKYSSVIAGQFFGHTHRDSIMVLLDEEEKPVNSLFVAPAVTPVKSVWQMESNNPGVRLYQYDLLDYSLLDLWQFYLDLRDANKKNESNWKLEYILTKAYGIEDLKPESLYEMAKQLSMPHSTLFERYYSNFIVSYDKTIVCEEGCKTCQICAIQYLDYSSYTDCINREAVWR
- the SMPDL3A gene encoding cyclic GMP-AMP phosphodiesterase SMPDL3A isoform X2 — its product is MSSTIRNFFPDLQVFPALGNHDYWPQDQLPVTTSEVYNAVADFWKPWLTDEAISTFRKGGFYTQLFESSDSSQPLRIISLNTNLYYSPNSVTVNITDPANQFAWLEGILEASSQKEEKVYIIGHVPIGYLPYARNTTAIREYYNERLVKIFRKYSSVIAGQFFGHTHRDSIMVLLDEEEKPVNSLFVAPAVTPVKSVWQMESNNPGVRLYQYDLLDYSLLDLWQFYLDLRDANKKNESNWKLEYILTKAYGIEDLKPESLYEMAKQLSMPHSTLFERYYSNFIVSYDKTIVCEEGCKTCQICAIQYLDYSSYTDCINREAVWR